The following coding sequences are from one Canis lupus dingo isolate Sandy chromosome 21, ASM325472v2, whole genome shotgun sequence window:
- the PSMA1 gene encoding proteasome subunit alpha type-1 isoform X1 has translation MITEHPRRVICSSRPRSRFPANLNSSFFRGPAHLPGAPELLRAGKALGVYRYLWDRLPCPAPPPSRSRRLLCRLPSGSCGRAPEAATSAGGRSGTRAGTMVRWIRSAGRVGAEFRNQYDNDVTVWSPQGRIHQIEYAMEAVKQGSATVGLKSKTHAVLVALKRAQSELAAHQKKILHVDNHIGISIAGLTADARLLCNFMRQECLDSRFVFDRPLPVSRLVSLIGSKTQIPTQRYGRRPYGVGLLIAGYDDMGPHIFQTCPSANYFDCRAMSIGARSQSARTYLERHMSGFMECNLNELVKHGLRALRETLPAEQDLTTKNVSIGIVGKDLEFTIYDDDDVSPFLEGLEERPQRKAQPAQPADEPAEKADEPMEH, from the exons ATGATCACGGAGCATCCAAGAAGGGTGATTTGTAGCAGCCGCCCCCGCAGCAGATTTCCCGCCAACCTCAACTCCTCCTTCTTCCgaggccccgcccacctcccaggggccccagagcTTCTGAGGGCGGGGAAAGCGTTGGGCGTCTATCGATATCTCTGGGATCGACTGCCGTGCCCTGCGCCGCCGCCGTCCAGATCCCGAAGGCTTCTCTGTAGATTGCCGAGCGGCAGTTGCGGCCGCGCTCCTGAAGCCGCCACCTCTGCCGGAGGCCGCAGCGGGACCCGCGCCGGAACCATGGTGCGTTGGATCCGGAGCGCGGGCAGGGTTGGGGCTGAG TTTCGCAACCAGTATGACAATGACGTCACTGTTTGGAGCCCTCAG GGCAGGATTCATCAAATTGAATATGCAATGGAAGCTGTCAAACAAGGTTCAGCCACAGTTGGTCTGAAATCAAAAACCCATGCGGTGTTGGTCGCATTGAAG AGAGCACAGTCAGAGCTTGCAGCTCATCAGAAGAAAATTCTTCATGTTGATAACCATATTGGTATCTCAATTGCGGGACTTACTGCTGATGCTAGACTGTTATG taattttatgcGCCAGGAGTGTTTGGATTCCAGATTTGTATTTGACagacctcttcctgtgtctcGTCTTGTATCTCTAATTGGAAGCA AGACCCAGATACCAACACAGCGGTATGGCCGGAGACCATATGGTGTTGGACTGCTTATTGCTGGTTATGAT GATATGGGCCCTCACATTTTCCAAACCTGTCCATCTGCCAACTATTTTGACTGTAGAGCCATGTCCATTGGAGCCCGTTCTCAATCAGCTCGCACTTACTTGGAGAGACATATGTCTGGGTTTATGGAGt GCAATTTGAATGAACTGGTTAAACATGGTCTGCGTGCCTTACGAGAGACACTTCCTGCAGAACAGGACCTAACTACAAAG AATGTTTCCATTGGAATTGTTGGTAAAGACTTGGAGTTTACgatttatgatgatgatgatgtatctCCGTTCCTGGAAGGTCTTGAAGAAAGaccacagagaaaggcacag CCTGCTCAACCTGCTGATGAACCTGCAGAAAAGGCTGATGAACCAATGGAGCATTAA
- the PSMA1 gene encoding proteasome subunit alpha type-1 isoform X2: MITEHPRRVICSSRPRSRFPANLNSSFFRGPAHLPGAPELLRAGKALGVYRYLWDRLPCPAPPPSRSRRLLCRLPSGSCGRAPEAATSAGGRSGTRAGTMFRNQYDNDVTVWSPQGRIHQIEYAMEAVKQGSATVGLKSKTHAVLVALKRAQSELAAHQKKILHVDNHIGISIAGLTADARLLCNFMRQECLDSRFVFDRPLPVSRLVSLIGSKTQIPTQRYGRRPYGVGLLIAGYDDMGPHIFQTCPSANYFDCRAMSIGARSQSARTYLERHMSGFMECNLNELVKHGLRALRETLPAEQDLTTKNVSIGIVGKDLEFTIYDDDDVSPFLEGLEERPQRKAQPAQPADEPAEKADEPMEH; the protein is encoded by the exons ATGATCACGGAGCATCCAAGAAGGGTGATTTGTAGCAGCCGCCCCCGCAGCAGATTTCCCGCCAACCTCAACTCCTCCTTCTTCCgaggccccgcccacctcccaggggccccagagcTTCTGAGGGCGGGGAAAGCGTTGGGCGTCTATCGATATCTCTGGGATCGACTGCCGTGCCCTGCGCCGCCGCCGTCCAGATCCCGAAGGCTTCTCTGTAGATTGCCGAGCGGCAGTTGCGGCCGCGCTCCTGAAGCCGCCACCTCTGCCGGAGGCCGCAGCGGGACCCGCGCCGGAACCATG TTTCGCAACCAGTATGACAATGACGTCACTGTTTGGAGCCCTCAG GGCAGGATTCATCAAATTGAATATGCAATGGAAGCTGTCAAACAAGGTTCAGCCACAGTTGGTCTGAAATCAAAAACCCATGCGGTGTTGGTCGCATTGAAG AGAGCACAGTCAGAGCTTGCAGCTCATCAGAAGAAAATTCTTCATGTTGATAACCATATTGGTATCTCAATTGCGGGACTTACTGCTGATGCTAGACTGTTATG taattttatgcGCCAGGAGTGTTTGGATTCCAGATTTGTATTTGACagacctcttcctgtgtctcGTCTTGTATCTCTAATTGGAAGCA AGACCCAGATACCAACACAGCGGTATGGCCGGAGACCATATGGTGTTGGACTGCTTATTGCTGGTTATGAT GATATGGGCCCTCACATTTTCCAAACCTGTCCATCTGCCAACTATTTTGACTGTAGAGCCATGTCCATTGGAGCCCGTTCTCAATCAGCTCGCACTTACTTGGAGAGACATATGTCTGGGTTTATGGAGt GCAATTTGAATGAACTGGTTAAACATGGTCTGCGTGCCTTACGAGAGACACTTCCTGCAGAACAGGACCTAACTACAAAG AATGTTTCCATTGGAATTGTTGGTAAAGACTTGGAGTTTACgatttatgatgatgatgatgtatctCCGTTCCTGGAAGGTCTTGAAGAAAGaccacagagaaaggcacag CCTGCTCAACCTGCTGATGAACCTGCAGAAAAGGCTGATGAACCAATGGAGCATTAA